In one Roseburia intestinalis L1-82 genomic region, the following are encoded:
- the ispF gene encoding 2-C-methyl-D-erythritol 2,4-cyclodiphosphate synthase — MRVGMGYDVHKLVEGRDLIIGGVKIPHTLGLLGHSDADVLLHAIMDALLGAAALGDIGKHFPDTDPKYKGISSMKLLEHVAGLIAEKGYIVENIDATIIAQKPKMRPHIEQMEKNIAAALKISEDQINVKATTEEGLGFTGTEQGISAQAICALTTIYESSVSVADSAGGCAGCPGRACGR, encoded by the coding sequence ATGCGCGTAGGAATGGGATATGATGTTCATAAATTAGTGGAGGGCAGGGACCTGATCATTGGAGGGGTAAAGATCCCACATACATTAGGACTTTTGGGGCACTCGGATGCAGATGTACTGCTTCATGCCATTATGGATGCACTGCTTGGGGCAGCAGCACTTGGAGATATCGGAAAGCATTTTCCGGATACGGATCCGAAATATAAAGGGATTTCAAGCATGAAACTGTTGGAACATGTGGCGGGACTGATCGCCGAAAAAGGTTATATTGTGGAAAATATCGATGCGACGATCATCGCACAGAAACCAAAGATGCGTCCGCATATCGAACAGATGGAGAAGAATATTGCAGCAGCACTTAAAATATCAGAAGATCAGATCAATGTGAAAGCGACCACAGAAGAGGGACTGGGATTTACCGGAACGGAACAGGGAATCTCTGCACAGGCAATCTGTGCGTTGACAACGATCTATGAGAGCAGTGTCAGCGTGGCGGATTCTGCAGGAGGCTGTGCGGGCTGTCCCGGACGTGCCTGTGGAAGATAA
- a CDS encoding transposase: MKSVYKIPQKIKCLTDERKRKSIPLFNIVMPVLLFLMLQYESFHTIFSAPESMSKRLKNCISGRIPKVDAVRDLLSRINPDEIRSIHEEMIDIIKRNRVFREGTIGGYVVAGLDGVELFSSTKKSCPNCLSRKKHTGETEYFYRSVVCMIIGKSPHVILGQEMLKPRDGSGKDEGELTGGKRLIERLKKRHGHFADVIVADALYLNAPFINTLKENGLEGVIRLKDERRMIFQDAERLFKQDEGKKASFWKGKKKIEVWDLSGFKMEGCPYKLRVVRYHEQWEENGKETERFMWLVTTLEAADYRVLWEMMHRRWDIEENGFHQLKTYYHAKHCYCRDAVETIFNLIIIGFNVRELYLYRRSRNFAGSGISRKSINRIFCDELLTEKVKQILCEKGG; encoded by the coding sequence ATGAAGAGTGTATATAAAATCCCGCAAAAAATCAAGTGTTTAACGGACGAAAGAAAAAGAAAATCTATTCCATTGTTTAACATTGTCATGCCGGTACTGCTTTTTCTGATGCTGCAGTATGAAAGTTTCCATACCATTTTTTCAGCCCCTGAAAGCATGTCGAAAAGACTGAAAAACTGTATCAGTGGAAGGATTCCAAAAGTTGATGCAGTCCGCGACCTTCTCTCCAGAATAAACCCGGATGAAATACGCAGCATACATGAAGAAATGATTGATATCATAAAACGTAACCGGGTATTCCGGGAAGGAACGATAGGCGGATATGTTGTGGCAGGTCTCGATGGTGTGGAATTATTCAGCAGTACAAAAAAATCCTGTCCGAACTGTCTGAGCCGAAAAAAACACACAGGGGAAACCGAATACTTTTACCGGAGTGTGGTGTGCATGATTATAGGTAAATCGCCACACGTAATTCTGGGGCAGGAAATGTTAAAACCAAGGGATGGTTCTGGGAAAGACGAAGGAGAACTGACAGGCGGAAAAAGGTTGATTGAGCGGCTGAAGAAACGGCATGGACATTTTGCGGATGTGATTGTGGCGGATGCGTTATATCTGAATGCTCCATTTATCAACACTCTGAAGGAAAATGGTCTGGAAGGGGTGATACGCCTGAAAGACGAAAGAAGAATGATTTTTCAGGATGCAGAGCGTCTGTTCAAACAGGATGAGGGAAAAAAGGCATCTTTCTGGAAAGGGAAAAAGAAGATTGAAGTATGGGATCTTTCTGGTTTTAAGATGGAAGGGTGTCCATATAAACTGCGTGTGGTGCGGTATCATGAGCAGTGGGAAGAAAATGGAAAAGAAACAGAGCGTTTCATGTGGCTTGTAACGACTCTGGAAGCGGCAGACTACCGAGTCTTATGGGAAATGATGCACCGCAGGTGGGACATTGAGGAGAATGGTTTCCATCAATTGAAAACGTATTACCACGCAAAGCACTGTTACTGTCGAGATGCGGTTGAAACCATATTTAATCTGATAATCATAGGCTTTAATGTAAGAGAGTTATATTTGTACCGAAGAAGCCGGAACTTTGCAGGAAGTGGTATAAGCCGAAAGAGCATAAACCGGATTTTTTGCGATGAGCTGCTAACAGAAAAAGTGAAACAGATTTTATGTGAAAAAGGCGGATAG
- the cysS gene encoding cysteine--tRNA ligase, which produces MENKFQFYNTLTRKVETVIPHEDGKIGMYTCGPTVYHFAHIGNLRSYIMEDVLEKSLRYVGYDVKRVMNITDVGHLSSDADTGEDKMLKGAKREHKTVMEIAKYYTDAFFSDCKKLNIKTPDVVEPATNCIPEFIHMIEVLLEKGYAYVAGGNVYFDTSKLDDYYVFSSQSEKELLVGVRDDVEEDVNKKNKNDFVLWFTKSKFEDQALKWDSPWGVGYPGWHIECSCISMKHLGEYVDIHCGGVDNIFPHHTNEIAQSESYLGHTWCKYWFHVQHLNDKSGKMSKSKGDFLTVSLLQEKGYDPIVYRMFCLQSHYRKPLEFSYEVLDNMAAAYKKLTKRIAELKDEGTVQQDKFDAYKAKFEDAISNDLNTSMAITIIYDLLKDDMNDKTKLALINDFDKVLSLNLTTAQADAKEEIDAELESYVLAKIEERKEAKKAKDFAKADAIRDELLAKGIVLKDTREGVIWHKA; this is translated from the coding sequence ATGGAAAATAAATTTCAATTTTACAACACACTGACAAGAAAAGTAGAAACGGTGATCCCGCATGAGGATGGAAAGATCGGCATGTATACCTGTGGACCGACCGTATACCATTTTGCACATATCGGCAACCTCAGAAGTTACATCATGGAGGATGTATTGGAAAAATCACTCCGCTATGTCGGATATGATGTAAAACGTGTTATGAATATCACGGATGTGGGACATTTATCTTCCGATGCAGATACCGGGGAAGATAAAATGTTAAAAGGTGCAAAAAGAGAGCACAAAACAGTGATGGAGATCGCAAAATATTATACAGACGCTTTCTTTAGTGACTGTAAGAAGTTAAATATCAAGACACCGGATGTTGTGGAGCCGGCAACGAACTGTATCCCGGAGTTCATCCATATGATCGAGGTGCTGCTCGAAAAAGGTTATGCTTATGTGGCAGGTGGAAATGTTTATTTTGATACATCCAAATTAGACGATTATTATGTATTTTCTTCCCAGAGCGAAAAAGAGCTGTTAGTCGGTGTACGCGACGATGTGGAAGAGGACGTAAATAAGAAAAATAAAAATGATTTTGTACTCTGGTTTACAAAGTCAAAATTTGAGGATCAGGCGCTTAAATGGGATAGCCCATGGGGCGTTGGATATCCGGGATGGCACATTGAGTGCTCATGCATCAGTATGAAACATCTGGGCGAGTATGTAGATATCCACTGCGGCGGTGTAGACAATATTTTCCCGCACCATACCAATGAGATTGCACAGTCAGAGAGTTACCTTGGCCATACATGGTGTAAATACTGGTTCCATGTACAGCATTTAAATGATAAATCCGGAAAAATGAGTAAGTCCAAAGGGGATTTCCTTACCGTATCCCTGCTGCAGGAAAAGGGGTATGATCCGATCGTATACCGTATGTTCTGTCTGCAGTCCCATTATAGAAAACCGTTGGAGTTTTCCTATGAAGTATTAGATAATATGGCTGCAGCTTATAAAAAACTGACCAAACGAATCGCAGAATTAAAGGATGAGGGAACAGTACAGCAGGATAAATTTGATGCTTATAAGGCAAAATTTGAGGATGCGATCAGCAACGATCTAAATACATCGATGGCGATCACGATCATTTATGATCTGCTCAAAGATGATATGAACGATAAGACAAAACTTGCGCTGATCAATGATTTTGATAAAGTATTATCCTTAAATCTGACAACGGCACAGGCAGATGCAAAAGAGGAGATCGATGCAGAATTAGAAAGCTATGTACTTGCAAAGATTGAAGAACGAAAGGAAGCAAAGAAAGCAAAAGATTTTGCAAAAGCAGATGCAATCCGCGATGAACTGCTTGCAAAAGGCATTGTACTGAAAGATACCCGAGAAGGTGTGATCTGGCACAAAGCGTGA
- a CDS encoding response regulator, which translates to MEQSKETLLIVDDSRLQRAVLNEIFSPAFNILEVSSGEECLQMIKDKKNMIDLVLLDLVMQGMDGFDVLKHRQEMPEFKQIPVVVLTTTDTPEVQTKAFELGASDFLSKPTEPAIARHRIDNILKTNRRLNHILQKQEALRIKS; encoded by the coding sequence ATGGAACAGTCAAAAGAAACTTTGCTAATCGTAGATGATTCACGCTTACAGCGTGCCGTTTTAAATGAAATATTCTCTCCGGCCTTCAATATTCTTGAAGTATCTTCCGGTGAGGAATGTCTGCAGATGATCAAAGATAAAAAAAATATGATTGACCTTGTCCTTTTAGATCTTGTCATGCAGGGAATGGATGGTTTCGATGTTTTAAAACACCGCCAGGAAATGCCGGAGTTTAAACAAATTCCAGTCGTGGTTCTGACAACCACCGACACTCCGGAAGTACAGACGAAAGCTTTCGAATTAGGCGCAAGCGACTTTCTCAGTAAACCCACTGAACCTGCCATTGCACGTCACCGTATTGACAATATTTTAAAGACGAACCGCAGACTGAATCATATTTTACAAAAACAGGAAGCTCTGCGGATTAAATCATAA
- a CDS encoding fibronectin type III domain-containing protein → MKKRMIRFCCGVMAAGLLLSGIPVPAMSGNMQKVAVSVLAEDAVIVTDYDEFANALSSGKKNIVVEGSFTIRDDKLTETDGSIKGQMKPVQIPGGTTITGNGTGSITCSHPIQIMGDDVEIRDIQLVFNSSNGLGSVPHREIFLAGHSLVLNNVSTYLAGPDKPNPIVGTEKELLPTVYAGGYHSNTAVGTNASLTVTNENNKTMFQDIYLGHEASAGQRTAYTGSAKLELDADAKIRGTVSAENTSLASLDFLGDQKGYDEITLSEIKGNDKTVMTVKNCAVLGVVTTGVKDILLDAGGRLQPKDGTAQLNNITLKNGGCLDLTQVLDALVKGSFTGSDDNAARGKLVLNKDGYVQIDGQISGVTQFQTVSHVIPGTILSGHAYIASENGTAGSFVLSDTAIKNNYSLIRKNGTWTPYINYVPVERELGSIEVKSYPKNVVINHIPTNMEDKTGDSPYLNVIWKDQDGEAYTFDDVVNYESFYDNMVLIRSDYWNSDDEEIQQKTDWINPIRLDVDENEPDHYYLIAYGKVQTGKYTLLFCLEPIERHPDTVADVKALKDTVLAEKEIIFTDEPGVSHQHVAGEPVKENEIAATCTQKGSYDKVVYCKDKGCGEELSRENITVPASGHKKGEPVTENRVEAKVGVDGSYDKVVYCTRCKEELSREKVVIPALKEPDKEEPTEKPTEKPIEKPTEKPTEKPTEKPTEKPTETPTEKPTETPTETPTEKPVHKHSYVLKKTTEATCMKEGEKIYSCACGDSYTEKIAKKSHTPEKKLTPAKPGSNGKNVTMCSLCKTVLKQVKINAPKTVKLSKDHYSYDGKAKKPAIKVTDNKGKVISGSFYKVSYQNNKKVGKATVTVKFQGNYSGILKKTFEICPKGTSISSVKSGKKSMTVKWKKQASQTSGYEIVYTADASFGKKNTKTAVIKSNKTTVKEIKGLKPGKKYYVKVRTYKEVKSGTKKVRIYSDWSKKKAVQIKK, encoded by the coding sequence ATGAAAAAAAGGATGATACGTTTCTGTTGTGGAGTTATGGCTGCGGGACTGCTGCTTTCCGGCATACCGGTTCCGGCAATGAGCGGGAATATGCAAAAGGTAGCAGTGTCGGTGCTGGCAGAAGATGCGGTGATCGTGACAGATTACGATGAATTTGCGAATGCTTTAAGCAGTGGAAAGAAGAATATTGTAGTAGAAGGCAGTTTTACGATCCGCGATGATAAATTGACGGAGACAGATGGTTCCATTAAGGGACAGATGAAACCTGTTCAAATACCGGGGGGGACAACCATTACAGGAAATGGAACGGGGAGTATCACCTGTAGTCATCCAATTCAGATCATGGGGGATGATGTAGAGATACGGGATATACAATTGGTGTTTAATTCTAGTAATGGACTTGGCAGTGTTCCGCACCGTGAGATCTTTTTAGCAGGACATAGTCTTGTACTGAATAATGTAAGTACATATCTGGCAGGACCTGATAAGCCGAATCCGATTGTAGGCACAGAAAAAGAACTTCTTCCAACTGTGTATGCAGGAGGATATCACAGCAATACTGCAGTGGGAACAAACGCTTCACTTACTGTCACAAATGAGAACAATAAGACTATGTTTCAGGATATCTATCTGGGACATGAAGCATCAGCCGGACAAAGGACTGCTTATACGGGCAGTGCAAAATTAGAGCTGGATGCTGATGCAAAGATACGTGGGACTGTTTCAGCAGAAAACACATCTTTAGCGTCTTTAGATTTTTTGGGTGATCAGAAGGGATATGATGAAATCACTCTTTCAGAAATTAAAGGAAATGATAAAACTGTAATGACGGTAAAAAATTGTGCTGTTCTGGGTGTGGTGACAACGGGTGTCAAAGATATCCTATTGGATGCAGGAGGAAGACTGCAGCCGAAAGATGGGACGGCACAGTTAAATAATATTACACTGAAAAATGGGGGATGTCTGGATCTCACACAGGTGCTGGATGCTTTGGTAAAGGGCAGTTTTACAGGTAGTGATGATAATGCAGCAAGAGGAAAACTTGTTCTCAATAAAGATGGATATGTTCAGATTGATGGGCAGATAAGTGGGGTTACGCAGTTTCAGACGGTGAGTCATGTCATACCGGGAACGATTTTAAGTGGACATGCATATATTGCGTCGGAAAACGGAACAGCAGGAAGTTTTGTCTTATCAGACACAGCTATAAAAAATAATTACAGTCTGATCCGTAAAAATGGAACATGGACGCCGTATATTAATTATGTACCGGTGGAGCGTGAACTTGGAAGTATCGAGGTAAAATCTTATCCGAAAAATGTTGTTATTAACCATATACCGACAAACATGGAGGATAAAACAGGTGATAGTCCGTATTTGAATGTAATATGGAAGGATCAGGATGGAGAAGCCTATACATTTGATGATGTGGTAAATTATGAATCATTTTATGATAATATGGTATTAATCCGTTCGGATTACTGGAATAGTGACGACGAAGAGATACAGCAGAAAACAGACTGGATAAATCCGATTCGCTTAGATGTAGATGAAAATGAACCGGATCATTATTATCTGATTGCATATGGTAAGGTGCAAACAGGAAAATATACACTTTTATTCTGTTTAGAACCGATAGAAAGACATCCTGATACTGTGGCAGATGTAAAAGCACTGAAAGATACCGTGTTGGCAGAAAAGGAAATAATATTCACAGATGAACCAGGTGTATCACATCAGCATGTGGCGGGCGAGCCGGTAAAAGAAAACGAGATAGCTGCGACCTGTACCCAAAAAGGAAGCTACGATAAGGTAGTTTATTGTAAGGATAAAGGCTGCGGGGAAGAACTTTCCCGTGAGAATATAACGGTTCCGGCATCAGGACACAAAAAAGGAGAGCCGGTCACTGAAAATCGCGTGGAAGCGAAAGTGGGTGTGGACGGAAGTTATGATAAAGTAGTATACTGCACCAGATGTAAAGAAGAACTCAGCCGTGAAAAAGTGGTGATCCCAGCTCTGAAGGAGCCTGATAAGGAGGAGCCGACAGAGAAGCCGACGGAGAAACCAATAGAGAAACCGACAGAGAAGCCGACGGAGAAACCAACAGAGAAGCCGACGGAGAAGCCGACAGAAACACCGACAGAGAAACCGACAGAAACACCGACGGAAACGCCAACAGAGAAACCGGTGCACAAACACAGTTATGTGTTGAAAAAAACGACAGAGGCAACCTGCATGAAAGAGGGAGAAAAAATTTATTCCTGTGCATGTGGGGACAGTTATACAGAAAAAATTGCAAAGAAGTCCCATACACCGGAGAAAAAACTGACACCTGCAAAACCGGGCAGCAATGGAAAGAATGTGACCATGTGCAGCTTGTGCAAAACAGTATTGAAACAGGTGAAAATCAATGCACCAAAGACGGTAAAATTGTCGAAAGATCATTATAGTTATGATGGAAAAGCGAAAAAACCTGCCATCAAAGTGACGGATAATAAGGGAAAAGTGATTTCAGGCAGCTTTTATAAAGTCTCGTATCAGAATAATAAAAAAGTCGGAAAAGCAACAGTGACCGTGAAGTTTCAGGGAAATTATTCGGGAATACTGAAAAAGACATTTGAAATCTGTCCAAAGGGAACTTCTATTTCAAGTGTAAAATCCGGGAAAAAATCCATGACTGTGAAATGGAAGAAACAGGCATCACAGACGAGCGGCTATGAGATAGTATATACAGCAGATGCATCGTTTGGCAAAAAAAATACGAAGACGGCTGTGATCAAAAGTAATAAGACGACAGTTAAAGAAATCAAAGGATTAAAACCGGGAAAGAAATATTATGTAAAAGTACGTACATATAAAGAAGTAAAGTCCGGTACAAAAAAAGTGAGGATCTACTCAGACTGGTCAAAGAAAAAAGCAGTTCAGATAAAAAAATAG
- a CDS encoding ComEC/Rec2 family competence protein yields MKQKYKKLAFFILLLSMLTGCMLLSGCTENTENGSQSSYIVDSDELQDTENQMEFVPGSMKGSKQEETSENEEQGQTEQSRQTVAEENDAEQAKTAGNLEVHFIDVGQGDATLIKCDGHSMLIDAGNNDKGTLVQNYLQHQGVETLDYVIGTHPDADHIGGMDVVLYKFDCKTIIMPDVANNTRTYDDVVQTMKNKGYKTTYPVVGETYTIGGAAFTIIAPNKEYGNDMNSWSVGVLLQNGNHRFLFTGDAEEGAEQDILQNGIDISADVYKVAHHGSNTATSQAFLDAVHPTYAVISAGEGNSYGHPHAEVLNRLRAAGVSVFRTDEQGTIVASSDGTTLTWNMSPSESWQAGEAKKSQDTEKSEKAADSQNNAETDAAVSNPTDQTDGNSDVIVHITKTGEKYHSAGCQYLRKSDIEVTLSEAKARGLTPCSKCNPPQ; encoded by the coding sequence ATGAAACAAAAATATAAGAAGCTGGCATTTTTCATATTATTACTAAGTATGCTTACCGGCTGTATGTTATTGAGTGGCTGTACGGAAAATACAGAAAATGGATCACAGAGCAGCTATATTGTAGATTCGGATGAGCTGCAGGATACAGAAAATCAGATGGAATTCGTACCGGGTTCTATGAAAGGTTCAAAACAGGAGGAAACGTCGGAAAACGAAGAACAGGGTCAGACAGAGCAAAGTCGTCAGACTGTCGCGGAAGAAAATGATGCGGAGCAGGCAAAGACGGCAGGTAATCTGGAAGTACATTTTATAGATGTGGGACAGGGGGATGCGACTCTGATCAAATGTGATGGCCATTCTATGCTGATCGATGCGGGAAATAATGATAAAGGTACACTTGTACAGAATTATCTGCAGCATCAGGGAGTGGAGACTCTTGACTATGTGATCGGCACGCACCCGGATGCAGACCACATCGGAGGAATGGATGTCGTTCTTTATAAATTTGACTGTAAGACGATCATCATGCCGGATGTTGCAAATAACACGCGCACTTATGATGATGTTGTGCAGACGATGAAAAATAAGGGATATAAGACCACTTATCCGGTTGTCGGGGAGACATACACGATCGGTGGAGCAGCATTTACGATCATTGCTCCAAACAAAGAGTATGGAAATGATATGAATTCCTGGTCGGTCGGCGTCCTTTTACAGAATGGAAACCACCGGTTTTTGTTTACCGGGGATGCGGAAGAGGGAGCAGAACAGGATATCCTGCAGAATGGCATCGATATCTCGGCGGATGTCTATAAGGTTGCACACCATGGAAGCAATACGGCAACATCCCAGGCATTTCTTGATGCAGTACATCCGACGTATGCGGTAATCAGTGCTGGGGAAGGCAATTCTTATGGACATCCGCATGCGGAAGTATTAAACAGACTCCGTGCAGCCGGAGTATCTGTTTTCCGCACGGATGAGCAGGGAACGATCGTTGCCTCGTCAGATGGGACAACACTTACCTGGAATATGTCTCCATCAGAGAGCTGGCAGGCAGGGGAAGCAAAAAAGAGTCAGGACACAGAAAAAAGTGAAAAAGCAGCTGACAGCCAGAATAATGCAGAAACAGATGCAGCCGTAAGTAATCCGACGGACCAGACGGATGGAAATTCGGATGTGATCGTTCACATCACGAAAACGGGAGAAAAATATCACTCTGCCGGATGCCAGTATTTAAGAAAAAGTGATATTGAAGTGACCTTATCAGAGGCAAAAGCAAGAGGGCTTACACCGTGTTCAAAGTGTAATCCGCCACAGTAA
- the epsC gene encoding serine O-acetyltransferase EpsC — MGIISHIKEEFTVIKERDPAIKSPMEVLLYPSFRVMLSYRRAHKLYLKGHFFWARFISQRAARKTGIEIHPGATIGKGFFIDHGSGVIIGETAIVGDNVTLYQGVTLGGTGKETGKRHPTIGDNVMISAGAKIIGSFTVGENSKIGAGSVVIEEVPPNCTVVGVPGRIVKRDNVKMPRSDMDQCHLPDPVKEDITVLQRENAELVNRVLDLEQAVRILSADAQKTK, encoded by the coding sequence TTGGGAATCATCAGTCATATTAAGGAAGAATTTACAGTGATAAAGGAGCGGGACCCGGCGATCAAATCGCCGATGGAGGTATTGCTTTATCCGAGTTTTCGGGTTATGTTGAGCTACAGACGTGCGCATAAGCTGTATTTAAAAGGACATTTCTTCTGGGCGAGATTTATTTCACAGCGGGCAGCGAGAAAAACAGGAATTGAGATACATCCGGGAGCAACGATCGGGAAAGGATTTTTTATTGATCACGGAAGTGGTGTGATCATTGGAGAGACGGCGATCGTTGGGGACAATGTTACTCTGTATCAGGGTGTGACACTAGGCGGTACCGGAAAAGAGACCGGAAAACGTCATCCGACGATCGGGGATAACGTTATGATCAGTGCGGGTGCAAAGATCATCGGTTCCTTCACCGTTGGAGAAAATTCCAAGATCGGAGCGGGAAGTGTGGTCATAGAGGAAGTGCCGCCAAACTGTACCGTAGTTGGTGTTCCGGGAAGAATCGTAAAACGTGACAATGTGAAGATGCCGCGCAGTGATATGGATCAGTGCCATCTGCCGGATCCGGTCAAAGAGGATATTACTGTACTGCAGAGGGAAAATGCAGAACTGGTCAACCGTGTGCTTGATTTAGAGCAGGCAGTCCGGATTTTAAGTGCTGATGCACAAAAAACAAAATAA
- a CDS encoding Mini-ribonuclease 3, with the protein MQKGIDSYIKEQFGISEVDIRTYSPLTLAYIGDGIFDLVIRSVVVGKGNTRAGELHKRTSQIVKAHTQAEMIEKLLPMLTEEEAEVYRRGRNAKSPTMAKNATMSDYRKATGFEALMGYLYLKDEFERLVELVKTGVDELALKM; encoded by the coding sequence ATGCAGAAAGGAATAGACTCTTATATCAAAGAACAGTTCGGAATCAGTGAAGTGGATATCCGGACATATTCGCCTCTTACGTTAGCCTATATCGGAGATGGAATATTTGATCTGGTGATCCGGTCTGTTGTCGTAGGAAAAGGAAACACGAGAGCAGGAGAACTTCACAAGCGGACAAGCCAGATCGTAAAAGCACACACACAGGCGGAAATGATTGAAAAATTACTTCCGATGCTGACGGAGGAAGAAGCAGAAGTGTACCGTCGTGGAAGGAATGCAAAATCGCCGACAATGGCAAAAAATGCCACAATGTCTGATTACCGGAAAGCAACCGGATTTGAGGCGCTGATGGGATACCTGTATTTAAAAGATGAGTTTGAACGTCTGGTGGAACTGGTAAAGACCGGTGTGGACGAACTTGCACTTAAAATGTAA
- a CDS encoding GGDEF domain-containing protein, protein MTHLLNKATAEHAISHILLSTPEELHALFAIDIDNFKAVNDIFGHKMGDHTISVVAGILASHFSGSDIIGRIGGDEFVAFMRDIASRQAVYEKAQELLDAILDKEALSIPENVTISIGIAFTEPYETSYTTLFQKADTALGNSKKSGKQCFSEYGVSAQKPDTAMKNILLYTHSRNVASTLKFAYSYPDRLIKVSSVTEIRYAIMDKNNHVPAVFIDVSETGDDGRQLWDELSHESWASSTPIIAICKEGNLTQIRNAILSDLINDLIFEPIDVESIKRRIKKHQTL, encoded by the coding sequence ATGACGCATCTGCTGAATAAGGCCACAGCAGAGCACGCCATTTCCCACATACTTTTATCCACTCCGGAAGAATTACATGCATTGTTTGCCATAGATATCGACAATTTCAAAGCTGTCAATGACATCTTTGGGCATAAAATGGGCGATCATACAATCTCTGTCGTAGCCGGTATTCTTGCATCTCATTTTTCCGGTTCCGACATTATCGGACGCATCGGCGGAGACGAATTTGTTGCTTTTATGCGGGATATAGCCTCCAGACAGGCTGTCTATGAAAAAGCACAGGAACTTTTAGATGCAATTTTAGATAAAGAAGCTTTATCCATTCCTGAAAACGTTACGATCAGTATCGGTATTGCATTCACAGAGCCTTATGAAACTTCCTACACAACACTTTTTCAGAAAGCAGACACTGCACTTGGGAATTCAAAAAAATCCGGGAAACAATGTTTTTCCGAGTATGGTGTTTCTGCACAGAAACCAGACACTGCCATGAAAAATATTTTATTATATACACATTCCAGAAATGTTGCTTCCACTTTAAAATTTGCATATTCTTACCCGGACAGACTCATAAAAGTATCTTCCGTTACGGAAATACGCTATGCCATTATGGATAAAAATAACCATGTTCCTGCCGTTTTCATAGATGTATCCGAAACCGGAGATGATGGCAGGCAATTGTGGGATGAATTAAGTCATGAGTCCTGGGCTTCGTCAACTCCCATTATCGCAATCTGCAAAGAGGGTAATCTGACTCAGATTCGAAATGCCATATTATCTGATCTGATCAATGATCTCATTTTTGAACCGATTGATGTGGAAAGCATAAAAAGACGTATCAAAAAACATCAAACCCTGTAA